One window of the Devosia sp. 2618 genome contains the following:
- the ruvC gene encoding crossover junction endodeoxyribonuclease RuvC — translation MNVATRIIGIDPGLRRCGWGVIETLGNRLSFVGAGTVTPPVDGSLAERLAVLFAGLGEVLDRYLPHEAAVEETFVNAGVRSALILGQARGVALLTPAARGLPVAEYAANLVKKSVVGTGHAEKSQVALMVKTLMPAADFKGADAADALAIAICHAHHRVANQRLKALA, via the coding sequence CCTGCGCCGCTGTGGTTGGGGGGTTATCGAGACCCTCGGCAACCGCCTGAGCTTTGTTGGCGCGGGGACGGTAACGCCGCCGGTCGATGGCTCGCTGGCCGAACGGTTGGCCGTGCTTTTTGCCGGGCTGGGCGAGGTGCTCGACCGCTATCTGCCCCATGAAGCCGCTGTCGAAGAGACCTTCGTCAATGCCGGCGTGCGTTCGGCGCTGATCCTCGGACAGGCGCGGGGGGTGGCGCTGTTGACGCCTGCAGCGCGCGGTCTGCCGGTAGCGGAATATGCCGCCAATCTGGTCAAAAAATCCGTTGTCGGCACCGGCCATGCGGAAAAATCTCAGGTGGCCCTGATGGTCAAAACACTGATGCCGGCTGCCGACTTCAAAGGCGCCGATGCGGCCGACGCCCTGGCCATCGCCATCTGCCACGCGCATCACCGCGTGGCCAACCAGCGTTTGAAAGCTCTCGCATGA
- the ruvA gene encoding Holliday junction branch migration protein RuvA — protein sequence MIGKLKGLVDSFGDDHVLIDCGGVCYEAFCSTRTLQSLPRVGEAGVVFIETIVREDMIRLYGFASEGEKSWFNLLMTVQGVGARVALALLSALSTAELSSAIALQDKAMIGRANGVGPKLAVRLVTELKGKVPAGGGIDAGTLGLQSALGEGVAPGAISDAVSALTNLGYSGAQASAALARIVAREGDGIPTEKLIRLGLRELSS from the coding sequence ATGATCGGCAAACTCAAGGGGCTGGTGGATAGTTTCGGCGACGATCATGTGCTGATCGATTGCGGTGGCGTCTGCTACGAAGCGTTCTGCTCGACGCGCACATTGCAGAGCCTGCCGCGTGTCGGCGAGGCCGGGGTGGTGTTCATCGAAACCATCGTCCGCGAGGACATGATCCGGCTTTATGGTTTTGCCAGCGAGGGCGAAAAGAGCTGGTTCAATCTGCTGATGACCGTGCAAGGCGTCGGCGCCCGCGTCGCGCTGGCCTTGCTGTCGGCGCTGTCGACGGCAGAGCTATCGAGCGCGATTGCCTTGCAGGACAAGGCAATGATCGGCCGGGCCAATGGCGTCGGACCAAAGCTGGCGGTGCGTCTGGTCACCGAACTCAAGGGCAAGGTGCCGGCTGGTGGCGGCATTGATGCGGGCACACTCGGCCTGCAATCAGCACTGGGCGAGGGCGTCGCGCCGGGGGCGATTTCGGACGCCGTTTCGGCGCTGACCAATCTGGGTTATTCCGGAGCGCAGGCGTCTGCTGCGTTGGCGCGCATCGTCGCGCGGGAAGGCGATGGGATACCGACCGAAAA